One Saccharomyces mikatae IFO 1815 strain IFO1815 genome assembly, chromosome: 16 genomic region harbors:
- the SGV1 gene encoding cyclin-dependent serine/threonine protein kinase SGV1 (similar to Saccharomyces cerevisiae SGV1 (YPR161C); ancestral locus Anc_7.515): MNDSGPTSVPPKTEFNKYKIGKVKSTPAIQRDAKTNLTYIKLRKRSSEKVYGCTVFQNHYREDEKLGQGTFGEVYKGIHLETQRQVAMKKIIVGVEKDLFPITAQREITILKRLNHKNIIKLIEMVYDHSPDIINAASTNLHKSFYMILPYMVADLSGVLHNPRINLETCDIKNMMLQILEGLNYIHCAKFMHRDIKTANILIDHNGVLKLADFGLARLYYGCPPNLKYPGGAGSGAKYTSVVVTRWYRAPELVLGDKHYTTAVDIWGVGCVFAEFFEKKPILQGKTDIDQGHVIFKLLGTPTEDDWAMARYLPGAELTGTNYKPTLKERFCKYLTEAGLDFLGQLLALDPYKRLTTMSAKLHPWFREDPLPSEKITLPTEESHEADIKRYKEEMHQTLSQRVPTAPRGHTIEKSESPISKNRGPIPKGPKKDEGFFLAPSRDIVAKPPPPKMRDQHQNSRQHHANNGYSKVAISPPAAPTGVNRYSANNGSRNNRFNSSTMAPNNNRNPVNRFHPETNINTKYTKVPLPLGPQSRYQGNSADSRYKGSPNDSRYRNPRYFNKPETNFNKPLPKYSRQEPNVPINRNFNPSNGSRDAIFDHHQESRPPPPQFPVSSSQGQHQLTNKPIEKKNGSFMDERVKPDEPKEFDNSDIADLY, from the coding sequence ATGAATGATAGCGGTCCTACTTCAGTTCCTCCAAAAACAGAGTTtaataaatataaaattgGCAAAGTCAAAAGTACACCAGCTATTCAGCGAGATGCAAAGACCAATTTAACCTACATTAAGCTAAGAAAGAGAAGCAGCGAGAAAGTTTACGGCTGTACtgttttccaaaatcaTTACcgtgaagatgaaaaattgggTCAAGGTACATTTGGTGAGGTTTATAAGGGAATTCATTTAGAGACTCAACGGCAAGTGgcaatgaagaaaattataGTTGGCGTAGAAAAAGATCTGTTTCCAATAACAGCACAAAGAGAAATTACCATTTTAAAGCGTTTGAATCACAAAAACATCATTAAACTAATTGAAATGGTTTATGATCATTCACCAGATATTATAAATGCAGCATCCACTAACTTGCATAAGTCATTTTACATGATCCTGCCCTACATGGTCGCGGATCTATCTGGTGTTTTGCATAATCCAAGAATTAACTTAGAAACATGTGATATCAAAAACATGATGCTACAAATATTAGAAGGCTTAAATTATATTCATTGTGCAAAATTCATGCATAGGGATATAAAGACAGCAAATATTTTGATTGACCATAATGGTGTTTTAAAACTTGCTGATTTTGGTTTAGCAAGATTATATTATGGTTGTCCTCCAAATCTAAAGTATCCTGGTGGCGCTGGTTCTGGTGCCAAATATACATCAGTAGTGGTAACAAGATGGTATAGAGCTCCAGAATTGGTTCTTGGTGATAAACATTATACTACAGCTGTTGATATATGGGGTGTCGGATGTGTTTTCGcagaattttttgagaagaaACCTATCTTACAAGGCAAAACAGATATTGATCAAGGACATGTCATCTTTAAACTACTAGGGACACCGACAGAAGATGACTGGGCTATGGCTAGGTATCTGCCAGGTGCTGAATTAACAGGAACTAATTACAAACCAACGTTAAAGGAAAGATTCTGCAAGTATTTGACCGAAGCAGGTCTAGACTTCTTAGGGCAGTTATTAGCGTTAGATCCCTACAAGAGATTGACCACTATGTCCGCTAAACTCCATCCTTGGTTCAGAGAAGACCCTTTGCcatcagaaaaaataacattGCCAACTGAGGAAAGTCACGAAGCTGATATCAAGAGATACAAAGAGGAAATGCATCAAACATTATCACAAAGAGTACCTACAGCGCCAAGAGGCCAtacaattgaaaagagtgAATCACCAATTTCGAAAAACCGTGGGCCAATTCCGAAAGGACCCAAGAAAGATGAGggcttttttttggcaCCATCAAGGGATATAGTAGCCAAGCCACCTCCTCCAAAAATGAGAGATCAGCATCAAAATTCCAGACAGCATCATGCTAACAATGGATATTCTAAAGTTGCAATTTCACCACCAGCTGCTCCTACAGGTGTTAACAGATACAGCGCCAACAATGGTTCCAGAAATAATCGTTTTAACAGCAGTACTATGGCaccaaataataacagaaaTCCAGTAAATCGATTTCATCCTGAGACAAACATCAACACCAAATATACCAAAGTGCCGTTGCCACTGGGACCACAATCAAGATACCAGGGTAACTCGGCTGATTCTAGATACAAAGGCTCGCCCAATGACTCTAGATACCGTAACCCTAGGTATTTTAACAAGCCCGAAACTAATTTCAATAAGCCACTACCGAAATATAGTCGCCAAGAACCCAATGTACCAATTAACAGGAACTTCAATCCTTCCAACGGGTCCCGCGATGCTATTTTCGATCATCACCAAGAATCTAGGCCACCCCCTCCACAGTTTCCAGTGTCATCCTCACAGGGTCAACATCAACTTACGAATAAACcaatagagaaaaaaaacggAAGCTTTATGGATGAGAGAGTGAAACCAGATGAGCCCAAGGAGTTTGATAATAGTGATATAGCAGATCTGTATTAG
- the ORC4 gene encoding origin recognition complex subunit 4 (similar to Saccharomyces cerevisiae ORC4 (YPR162C) and RIF2 (YLR453C); ancestral locus Anc_7.516), translating into MTINEVKMSQPVNLIPIKRPGSEEGEDASSIPKKRTIDDGKRNDSDPDFSLLQRRLLQQLNGTLPTDEKMIFTYLQDCQQEIDRIIKQSVIQKESHSVILVGPRQSYKTYLLDYELSLLQQSYSEQFITIRLNGFVHSEQTAINGIATQLEQQLQKIHRKDAKIDDTSLETISSGSLTEVFEKILLLLDSTTKAKTEDNGDADRGGTTKITVVFIFDEIDTFAGPVRQTLLYNLFDMVEHARVPVCIFGCTTKLNILEYLEKRVKSRFSQRVIHMPQMQTLDDMVDAVRNLLIIHSKVSLHVTQWNDSVEEELSNPRSNLNKHIKMNFETFRALPAFKNSIIPLIATSKNFTSLCSAIKSCSFLDLYNKNQLSNNLTGRLQSLSDLELAILISAARVALRAKDGSFNFNLAYAEYEKMIKAINSRIPTVAPTTNIETGQSTFSIDNTIKLWMKKDVKNVWETLVQLDFFTEKSAVGLRDNATAAFYASNYQFQGTMIPFDLRSYQMQIILQELRRIIPRSNMYYSWTQL; encoded by the coding sequence ATGACCATAAACGAAGTTAAGATGTCTCAGCCAGTTAATCTTATCCCAATAAAGAGACCTGGAAGTGAAGAAGGTGAAGACGCATCATCGATACCAAAAAAACGTACAATCGATGATGGAAAGCGGAATGACAGCGATCCTGACTTTAGTTTACTTCAAAGAAGGTTATTACAACAATTAAATGGTACACTTCCCACAGACGAGAAGATGATTTTTACGTATTTACAAGATTGTCAACAAGAGATTGATAGAATCATTAAACAGTCTGTCATTCAAAAAGAGAGTCATTCAGTAATCCTCGTGGGACCCAGGCAAAGTTATAAAACATACTTACTAGATTATGAACTGTCCTTATTACAGCAATCCTACAGTGAGCAGTTCATAACTATCAGATTGAATGGGTTTGTCCATTCGGAACAAACAGCCATTAATGGCATAGCCACTCAATTGGAACAGCAattgcaaaaaattcatcGAAAGGACGCCAAAATTGATGATACCTCTTTGGAAACTATAAGCAGTGGTTCCCTGACAGAAGTATTTGAGAAAATTCTTTTACTCTTAGATTCCACTACAAAAGCAAAAACTGAAGATAATGGAGATGCTGATAGAGGTGGTACAACGAAGATAACAGTGGTTTTTATATTCGATGAAATTGATACTTTTGCTGGTCCAGTAAGGCAGACTCTATTATACAACCTTTTTGATATGGTAGAACATGCTCGGGTACCTGTTTGTATTTTTGGCTGCACCACGAAATTGAATATCTTGGAATACttagaaaaaagagtaaaGAGCAGATTCTCCCAAAGAGTGATTCACATGCCGCAAATGCAAACCTTGGACGATATGGTTGATGCCGTTAGAAATTTACTAATAATTCACTCGAAAGTATCCCTTCATGTTACACAGTGGAATGACTCGGTGGAAGAGGAATTATCCAACCCTCGATCAAACTTGAATAAACATATTAAGAtgaattttgaaactttccGGGCATTACCTGCATTTAAAAATAGCATAATTCCATTGATAGCGACATCCAAAAACTTTACTTCACTTTGTAGTGCCATTAAGTcatgttcttttcttgactTATACAATAAAAACCAATTATCCAACAATTTAACGGGGAGACTGCAGTCACTATCCGACTTGGAACTAGCTATTTTGATCTCAGCCGCTAGGGTTGCCTTAAGAGCAAAGGACGGATcctttaattttaatttggCTTACGcagaatatgaaaagatGATCAAAGCTATCAACTCTAGAATTCCCACAGTGGCACCCACCACAAATATAGAAACAGGGCAAAGTACTTTTTCCATTGACAATACAATTAAGCTATGGATGAAAAAAGACGTCAAAAACGTTTGGGAAACTTTGGTACAGTTAGATTTCTTTACTGAGAAATCTGCTGTTGGTTTAAGAGACAATGCAACAGCAGCATTTTACGCTAGTAATTATCAATTTCAAGGCACCATGATTCCGTTTGACTTACGAAGTTACCAGATGCAAATCATTCTCCAGGAATTGAGAAGAATTATTCCGAGATCTAATATGTATTACTCCTGGACGCAATTATGA
- the TIF3 gene encoding Tif3p (similar to Saccharomyces cerevisiae TIF3 (YPR163C); ancestral locus Anc_7.517): MAPPKKTVKKMDLTSFLNDDTFGSSWAEEDVDLNKITIPIETANANTIPLSELAHAKNNSNNMRSGGFGGSFGGSGGRSRLDPALGGGSSERREEYPVPDAPPYRAVINNIPWDITPEGVQAWVEDGLVKPEAVEEVILPKNLRDPTRLKGNAFVTLKERTDLVAVLKFNGTKLNERTVYVSVAAPRRMGGADVDWSSARGSNFQGDGREDAPDLDWGAARGSNFRGPRREREEVDIDWTAARGSNFQNSSRPPRREREEPDIDWTAARGSNFQNSSRPPRREREEPDIDWSAARGSNFQNSSRPPRREREEPDIDWSAARGSNFQNTSRPPRREREREEPALDWGAARGAQFGKPQQAKNSFKDRSTSNKKTAEEQPKIQKSVYDVLRTEDDDEDEDAEKQSGDAKENNADVTIGKLQEKAAQLTVEDGDDWEVVGKK; this comes from the coding sequence ATGGCTCCACCAAAGAAAACCGTTAAAAAGATGGACCTTACGTCATTCTTAAATGATGACACTTTTGGTTCATCTTGGgctgaagaagatgttGATTTGAATAAGATTACAATTCCTATTGAAACTGCTAACGCAAATACCATTCCATTGTCCGAATTAGCACATGCTAAAAACAACAGTAACAACATGCGTTCAGGCGGCTTCGGTGGCAGTTTCGGTGGCAGTGGTGGTAGATCCAGATTAGACCCTGCTTTGGGAGGCGGTTCCTCTGAGAGAAGAGAGGAATACCCTGTTCCGGATGCTCCACCATATAGGGCTGTCATAAACAACATTCCATGGGATATTACCCCAGAGGGGGTTCAAGCTTGGGTCGAGGATGGTTTAGTCAAGCCTGAAGCTGTTGAGGAGGTTATTTTGCCAAAGAATCTAAGAGATCCAACAAGATTAAAGGGTAATGCCTTTGttactttgaaagaaagaacggATTTGGTTGCAGTTTTAAAATTCAATGGCACCAAGTTGAATGAAAGAACCGTTTATGTTTCTGTTGCCGCCCCAAGAAGAATGGGTGGTGCAGATGTTGATTGGAGTAGTGCTAGAGGTTCCAATTTCCAAGGTGATGGAAGAGAAGATGCGCCAGATCTAGATTGGGGTGCTGCTAGAGGGTCTAACTTCAGAGGTccaagaagagaaagagaagaagttgaTATTGACTGGACTGCTGCAAGAGGTTCTAATTTCCAAAACTCCTCTAGACCACctagaagagaaagagaagaacCAGACATTGATTGGACTGCCGCTAGAGGCTCTAACTTTCAGAATTCTTCCAGACCACCAAGAAGAGAAAGGGAAGAACCAGATATTGATTGGAGCGCTGCTAGAGGTTCtaatttccaaaattcCTCAAGACCACCAAGAAGAGAGAGAGAAGAGCCAGACATTGATTGGAGTGCTGCTAGAGGCTCTAATTTCCAAAACACTTCGAGGCCACCAAGAAgggaaagagaaagagaagaacCTGCTTTGGATTGGGGTGCTGCAAGGGGCGCTCAATTTGGTAAGCCTCAACAGgccaaaaattctttcaaggATAGATCTACATCGAATAAAAAGACTGCCGAAGAACAACCAAAGATTCAGAAGTCTGTTTATGATGTGTTACGTactgaagatgatgatgaagatgaagatgctGAAAAACAAAGTGGGGatgcaaaagaaaacaatgcTGATGTCACAATCGGGAAACTACAGGAAAAAGCCGCTCAATTGACTGTTGAGGATGGCGACGATTGGGAAGTTGTTGGTAAGAAATAG
- the MMS1 gene encoding Mms1p (similar to Saccharomyces cerevisiae MMS1 (YPR164W); ancestral locus Anc_7.519) produces the protein MLGLQTHGLDRYEHYVRRPSDFGKLELQDWLNNRSFRVSPNLLIDSDITRDWNDPELFYQSVGDPDTWARPCRESKLEPSMMMLRYHDSNIGRIPQVCYPITSPIDSKPVLKYILQERANLSNNFPQKYNALISGFFDVDKNPETLDDSDIEALDETRMCDDSDDTQEPRIELRSLEEIQQRQSSLIVSNNGIFETGSTSTTYIRYGIADSVAIKPNKVASLLLLTQISGHLLALLPLNDGEETYLLQYWNLGQKGQWNIIKHQNEKQFVLIHKELGLCKFFEFHLPFTFQLVNNLTLTDSLIMNGSFFPTIYSDLDPYFIIFITAVRYDRIVYFVIEWNSNEIKKKEVYQLTVFDGEKTNMIVPIGLNACLVETPLRFSLVSANQIMSGETEFRSFQLKALKGIKSFFSAPLLLAKLQELDSHTFGKYQYCTIISSSTGNICFCVTERSTIINGNLKLYELTRFKGLKSISSLPSNAINLNHKSSSYALIVISFSRTLELTLTLEDLKCLDTRDVVKPLKNIIFKHTVDSSTEENSQILAFTSSKVYNTHTGSNINDTKNSQIWLTSSNAITQPCIDYKLRKTHQIVHLKQFQIFKDLKIWKCKDLNLTLLHRLGIKHSKTESSLIFATDAASNNRIFLLDLTMTTTINNDDSVQGLINIEDLLCNTENETILLDFTKKNLIQVTRNKIYIDPIDSDRSFFEISPGWEFEYATCNNGILIVWNTKLGNISFIENVDKIDESNFSTSLLTSGERMNMFFKQLGAMTNVKFEIKEFKKDPIEYEIWIFFSGRIIRTPFSSWINDSLDFSNEYNLNAHQVLINGSYLCALDYESFFEAYTFEKNRLEKGSRCTSRVNFHGKDIELRSFSENQCLAFSAFEIFIIDLAPISRSKELDFYKLKLPHLGNFNSIIEVYPDADNNRLFVLYSDGLRILELSYLTSNNGNFLLKSTRSKNKKFLYLDKINRMLVLNQDLREWECIRLSDGKAVCLDSRFLKDNSEEILEIKEIPVAIDDNPLEKKTILLISFTSSLKLVLLTAAKNKITNEIIDSYELENSRLLNHLVVTSKGEIFVLDYKVLGTDNEMSFSKLKVTKNCNHMSEGKSKGNLRITLENRFTFSSWSTVKTFTVVGDNIIATTNLGQKLYLIKDFSLTSNEPARVYPLEIYPDSKVQKIIPLNEYCFVVAAHCGNRNDLDSRLIFYSLPTIKIGLNNETGSLPDEYGNGRVDDIFEVDFPEGFQFGTMALYDTLHGDKHTNRLYDDTEPDNNEVEMALRRRKNLLLFWRNHSAAPKPPLRRATTIVYEDHVSSRYFEDISSILGSTAMRTKRLSPYNAVALDKPVQDITYDPLAQTLYVLMADQTIHKFGKDRLPYEDYYQPRWNSGYLNSKRSIIKPDLICEVGLWNLSDDTKNTV, from the coding sequence ATGCTGGGTTTGCAAACTCATGGTTTAGACAGGTATGAGCATTATGTGCGTCGTCCGTCGGATTTTGGCAAGCTCGAATTACAAGATTGGTTAAATAATAGATCATTCCGAGTTTCGCCCAATTTACTGATCGATTCCGATATCACACGAGACTGGAACGATCCTGAGCTGTTTTATCAAAGCGTGGGTGACCCCGATACTTGGGCAAGGCCATGTAGAGAATCAAAGCTAGAACCATCAATGATGATGCTTAGATACCACGATTCAAACATTGGTCGAATACCTCAAGTTTGCTATCCTATAACTAGTCCAATAGACTCTAAACCGGTGTTAAAATACATTTTGCAAGAACGTGCAAATTTGTCAAACAATTTCCCTCAGAAGTATAACGCCCTAATTAGTGGTTTCTTTGACGTTGATAAAAACCCTGAGACTTTAGATGATTCAGATATAGAAGCATTAGATGAAACGAGAATGTGCGATGACAGTGATGACACCCAAGAACCCAGAATTGAGTTAAGATCATTAGAGGAAATCCAACAAAGACAATCTAGCTTAATAGTATCCAACAATGGCATCTTTGAAACAGGTAGCACATCAACAACCTACATACGATATGGCATAGCCGATAGCGTAGCCATCAAACCCAACAAAGTGGCAAGTTTGCTCTTGCTCACTCAAATAAGCGGGCATTTATTAGCTCTCTTACCGCTAAATGATGGTGAAGAGACATATCTCCTACAATATTGGAATCTGGGGCAAAAAGGTCAGTGGAATATAATCAAACACCAGAACGAGAAGCAGTTTGTTCTTATACATAAGGAACTAGGTCTttgcaaattttttgagttcCATTTACCGTTCACTTTTCAGTTAGTGAACAATTTAACATTGACTGATTCTCTTATAATGAACGGTTCTTTTTTCCCAACAATTTATTCAGATTTGGATCCgtatttcattatttttataacaGCGGTAAGGTATGACAGGATTGTCTATTTTGTGATAGAATGGAATAGTaatgaaataaagaaaaaagaggtTTATCAATTGACTGTGTTTGATGGAGAGAAAACGAATATGATTGTTCCCATTGGACTAAATGCCTGTCTAGTCGAAACGCCGTTAAGATTCTCTCTAGTCTCTGCTAACCAAATCATGTCTGGAGAAACTGAATTTCGCTCATTCCAACTAAAAGCTTTAAAAGGAATCAAGTCATTCTTCTCAGCTCCTCTATTACTAGCAAAGTTACAGGAACTGGATTCACATACGtttggaaaatatcaatattgtACCATAATATCATCCTCAACAGGCAATATTTGCTTCTGTGTAACTGAACGATCGACAATAATAAAtggaaatttgaaattataTGAGCTAACAAGGTTTAAGGGATTAAAATCTATTTCGTCACTACCTTCAAATGCAATAAACCTAAACCATAAGTCGTCGAGTTATGCGCTAATAGTTATAAGTTTTAGTAGAACGTTGGAATTAACATTGACTTtagaagatttgaaatGTTTAGACACAAGGGATGTTGTTAagccattgaaaaatattatattcaAGCACACAGTCGATAGTTCCACAGAGGAAAACTCTCAAATTTTAGCATTCACATCTTCTAAAGTTTATAATACACATACGGGCTCTAATATTAATGATACAAAGAATTCCCAAATTTGGCTTACCTCATCGAATGCAATCACTCAACCTTGCATTGACTATAAACTAAGGAAGACTCATCAAATTGTTCACTTAAAAcagtttcaaatttttaaagatctgaaaatttggaaatgtAAAGATCTTAATCTCACCCTTTTGCATAGACTCGGAATAAAACATTCGAAAACAGAAAGTTCACTAATCTTTGCGACTGATGCCgcttctaataatagaatttttctactaGATTTAACCATGACAACAACtatcaacaatgatgaCTCCGTCCAAGGATTAATTAATATAGAAGATTTGTTATGTAATACTGAAAACGAAACTATTCTTTTAGATTTCACGAAGAAGAACTTGATTCAAGTAACTAGAAATAAGATTTACATTGATCCCATTGACAGTGATAGAagtttttttgagatttctCCTGGTTGGGAATTCGAGTATGCCACATGCAATAACGGCATTCTGATAGTATGGAACACCAAGCTTGGAAATATTTCCTTCATTGAAAACGTGGATAAAATCGATGAATCTAACTTTTCTACTTCACTCTTAACCAGTGGCGAAAGAATGAACATGTTTTTCAAACAGTTGGGTGCCATGACAAATGTAAAGtttgaaataaaagagtttAAAAAAGATCCTATTGAGTATGAAAtttggatatttttttcaggtcGAATCATTCGTACACCCTTTTCTAGTTGGATTAATGATTCACTGGACTTTTCCAATGAATATAATTTGAATGCCCACCAGGTGTTGATTAATGGTTCTTATCTCTGTGCTCTCGATTATgaatcattttttgaagcatatacctttgaaaagaacCGTTTAGAAAAAGGTTCCAGATGTACCAGCAGAGTTAATTTTCATGGCAAAGACATTGAACTTAGAAGTTTTAGTGAGAACCAATGCTTGGCATTCAGTGCGTTTGAaatatttattattgatttaGCCCCGATTTCCCGAAGTAAAGAATTGGATTTTTATAAGCTGAAACTGCCACACTTGGGAAATTTCAATTCGATTATTGAAGTCTACCCAGATGCTGATAACAACCGATTATTCGTTCTCTATTCTGATGGCCTAAGAATTCTTGAACTATCATATCTGACCTCAAATAATGGAAACTTCCTATTAAAGTCCACAAGAAGCAAGAATAAGAAGTTCTTGTATTTGGACAAAATAAACCGAATGCTGGTATTGAATCAGGACCTGCGGGAATGGGAGTGCATTAGGTTATCAGATGGTAAGGCAGTGTGTTTAGATTCTCGATTTCTCAAAGATAATTCCGAAGAAATCCTAgaaataaaggaaataCCAGTAGCAATTGATGATAATCctttagaaaagaaaacaatactATTGATTTCTTTCACTAGCTCACTTAAATTAGTTTTATTAACTGCTgccaaaaacaaaatcacGAATGAAATAATAGACTCGTACGAACTAGAGAATTCAAGGCTCCTGAATCATTTGGTTGTTACTTCTAAAGGTGAAATATTTGTTCTAGACTATAAAGTTTTGGGCACTGATAATGAAATGTCCTTCAGCAAGTTGAAAGTGACAAAAAATTGCAATCATATGAGTGAGGGAAAATCCAAGGGTAATCTACGTATTACTTTAGAGAACAGATTTACATTTAGCAGTTGGAGTACAGTCAAGACATTCACAGTAGTAGGCGACAATATCATCGCTACCACAAATCTAGGTCAAAAACTTTATCTAATCAAGGATTTCTCATTGACATCCAACGAACCAGCAAGAGTATACCCTTTAGAGATATATCCTGATTCTAAAGTTCAGAAAATAATACCTTTAAATGAATATTGTTTTGTTGTTGCAGCACATTGCGGCAATAGAAATGATTTAGACTCCCGACTaattttctattctttGCCCACTATCAAGATTGGACTCAACAACGAAACAGGTAGCTTGCCAGATGAATACGGGAACGGAAGAGTTGATGACATATTTGAGGTTGACTTTCCTGAAGGATTTCAATTTGGCACGATGGCTTTGTATGATACTCTGCATGGAGACAAGCACACAAATCGTTTATATGATGACACAGAACCAGACAATAATGAAGTAGAGATGGCGCTAAGACGGCGCAAAAATTTATTGCTCTTTTGGCGCAATCATTCTGCCGCACCGAAACCACCACTAAGAAGAGCCACCACAATTGTCTATGAGGATCATGTATCATCCCGTTATTTTGAGGATATAAGCTCTATACTAGGAAGCACTGCAATGAGAACAAAAAGACTCTCTCCTTACAACGCCGTAGCACTAGATAAACCGGTCCAAGATATTACTTACGATCCATTAGCGCAGACTTTATATGTGTTAATGGCGGATCAAACTATTCACAAATTCGGCAAGGATAGACTACCTTACGAAGACTATTACCAGCCAAGATGGAATTCAGGCTATTTAAACTCAAAAAGGTCAATAATCAAACCTGATCTCATCTGTGAGGTCGGGTTATGGAACCTTAGCGACGATACTAAGAACACAGTATAA
- the RHO1 gene encoding Rho family GTPase RHO1 (similar to Saccharomyces cerevisiae RHO1 (YPR165W); ancestral locus Anc_7.520): MSQQVGNSIRRKLVIVGDGACGKTCLLIVFSKGQFPEVYVPTVFENYVADVEVDGRRVELALWDTAGQEDYDRLRPLSYPDSNVVLICFSIDLPDSLENVQEKWIAEVLHFCQGVPIILVGCKVDLRNDPQTIEQLRQEGQQPVTSQEGQSVADQIGATGYYECSAKTGYGVREVFEAATRASLMGKSKTNGKAKKNTTEKKKKKCVLL; this comes from the coding sequence ATGTCACAACAAGTCGGTAACAGTATCAGAAGAAAGCTGGTAATCGTTGGTGATGGTGCCTGTGGTAAGACATGTTTATTGATCGTATTCTCCAAGGGTCAATTTCCAGAAGTTTACGTACCAACcgtttttgaaaactatGTGGCAGATGTCGAAGTTGACGGTCGTCGCGTAGAGTTAGCGCTATGGGATACCGCTGGTCAAGAGGATTATGATAGATTGAGACCATTATCATACCCTGATTCGAATGTCGTATTAATTTGTTTCTCTATCGACCTTCCAGACTCCTTAGAAAATgtacaagaaaaatggattgCTGAAGTACTACATTTCTGTCAAGGTGTGCCAATTATCCTTGTCGGTTGTAAAGTGGATTTGAGAAATGATCCACAAACCATTGAGCAACTAAGACAAGAAGGTCAACAACCCGTTACATCACAGGAGGGTCAATCTGTAGCAGACCAAATTGGTGCAACCGGATACTACGAATGTTCAGCAAAGACCGGTTACGGTGTCAGAGAAGTATTCGAGGCTGCCACTAGAGCCTCATTGATGGGTAAGTCCAAGACAAATGGTAaagccaagaaaaatactactgaaaagaagaagaagaagtgtGTTTTGTTATAA
- the MRP2 gene encoding mitochondrial 37S ribosomal protein uS14m (similar to Saccharomyces cerevisiae MRP2 (YPR166C); ancestral locus Anc_7.522), with translation MGNFRFPIKTKLPPGFINARILRDNFKRQQFKENEILVKSLKFIARNLNLPAKLRLEAQLKLNTLPNYMRSTQIKNRCVDSGHARFVLSDFRLCRYQFRENALKGNLPGVKKGIW, from the coding sequence ATGGGTAACTTCAGATTCCCCATAAAGACTAAATTGCCCCCTGGGTTCATCAATGCTCGTATACTTAGGGACAACTTCAAAAGACAACAATTCAAAGAGAATGAAATCCTTGTTAAATCATTAAAATTTATCGCTAGAAATTTGAATCTTCCAGCAAAATTGAGACTAGAAGCCCAGTTGAAGCTTAACACGCTGCCCAACTACATGAGATCCACGCAAATCAAGAATAGGTGTGTAGACTCTGGTCACGCAAGGTTTGTTCTAAGTGATTTCAGATTGTGTAGATATCAGTTTAGAGAGAATGCCCTGAAGGGTAATTTGCCAGGTGTTAAGAAGGGTATTTGGTag